In a genomic window of Bradyrhizobium sp. LLZ17:
- a CDS encoding LysR family transcriptional regulator, whose translation MLDFRSIETFLWVVKLGSFRGAAARLNTTQPAISQRIAQLEREMGVRLLNRDHRVASPTPSGRQMMVYAEKLIGLRAQMIAEIGDRSAMRGVMRLGVAETIVHTWLPRLVKSMNEVYPNLSLEIEVDITPNLTARLLAQEIELAFVVGPLSASGVHNRVLADYPIGFLASPSLGLGHGPVTRAELARFPIITFPRKTRPYEVVREVFDRPELPPIRLHASASLATVIHMAVEGLGIAVIPDAIVEKELADGRLQLLDTDLEIAPLTFTASWLASPDVVAVQRVAELACQIAQGSLAVDAPALARH comes from the coding sequence ATGTTGGACTTTAGATCGATCGAGACGTTCCTGTGGGTCGTGAAGCTCGGCAGCTTCCGCGGCGCGGCAGCGCGGCTCAATACGACCCAGCCGGCGATCTCGCAGCGCATCGCCCAGCTCGAACGCGAGATGGGTGTGAGGCTCCTGAACCGCGATCATCGTGTCGCCTCGCCGACGCCGAGCGGGCGGCAGATGATGGTCTATGCGGAGAAGCTGATCGGCCTCCGCGCTCAGATGATCGCCGAGATCGGCGATCGCTCCGCGATGCGCGGCGTGATGCGGCTCGGTGTCGCCGAAACGATCGTGCACACCTGGCTGCCGCGTCTTGTCAAGAGCATGAACGAGGTCTATCCGAACCTGTCGCTGGAGATCGAGGTCGACATCACGCCGAACCTCACCGCGCGCCTGCTCGCGCAGGAGATCGAGCTCGCCTTTGTCGTCGGACCGCTGTCCGCCTCTGGCGTGCATAACCGCGTGCTTGCCGACTACCCGATCGGCTTCCTCGCAAGCCCCTCGCTCGGGCTCGGCCATGGTCCGGTGACGCGGGCCGAGCTTGCGCGGTTTCCGATCATCACCTTCCCGCGCAAGACGCGGCCCTACGAGGTCGTGCGCGAAGTGTTCGACCGGCCCGAGCTGCCGCCGATCCGCCTACACGCGTCCGCCTCGCTTGCGACCGTCATCCACATGGCGGTCGAAGGGCTCGGCATTGCCGTGATCCCGGACGCCATCGTCGAGAAAGAGCTCGCCGACGGACGGCTGCAACTGCTCGACACCGATCTTGAGATCGCGCCGCTGACGTTCACGGCGAGCTGGCTCGCCTCGCCGGACGTCGTCGCGGTGCAGCGCGTCGCAGAGCTTGCATGTCAGATTGCGCAGGGCAGCCTCGCGGTTGACGCGCCCGCGCTGGCGCGTCATTGA